The Halalkalicoccus subterraneus genome has a window encoding:
- a CDS encoding AAA family ATPase, translating into MEIADATAECERVLEAVEGAVIADRAVLETVLLGTLARGHVLLEDVPGTGKTLAARSLARALGLSFSRVQFTPDLLPSDITGTHVFDERERGFEFTEGPIFANVVLADEINRAPPKTQSALLEAMEERQVTADGETRALPEPFLVIATQNPVEQDGTFPLPEAQVDRFLVKTSLGYPDLDGERELLARRADRTRRAPSAEPVLSPDRVEALQGIPETVRVEGDLLTYMVELCRATREDRRVAVGVSPRGTQRLFEAARARAVLAGREYVTPDAIKTVAEPVLAHRLVLTPDARVAGIEKRAVIEGIVESLPVPTVD; encoded by the coding sequence ATGGAGATCGCCGACGCCACCGCCGAATGCGAGCGCGTCCTCGAAGCCGTCGAGGGGGCGGTGATCGCCGACCGCGCCGTATTGGAAACGGTCCTGCTCGGCACCCTCGCACGCGGGCACGTACTGTTGGAGGACGTCCCGGGAACCGGAAAGACCCTCGCCGCTCGGAGCCTCGCGCGGGCGCTGGGGCTCTCGTTTTCGCGGGTCCAGTTCACGCCCGACCTCCTGCCGTCGGACATCACGGGCACCCACGTCTTCGACGAGCGCGAGCGGGGCTTCGAGTTCACCGAGGGGCCGATCTTCGCGAACGTCGTGCTGGCCGACGAGATCAACCGCGCGCCGCCCAAAACTCAGAGCGCGCTACTCGAAGCGATGGAGGAGCGCCAGGTGACCGCCGACGGCGAGACCCGCGCGCTACCCGAACCCTTCCTCGTGATCGCGACCCAGAACCCCGTCGAGCAGGACGGCACCTTCCCGCTGCCCGAGGCGCAGGTCGACCGCTTCCTCGTCAAGACCTCGCTGGGCTATCCCGACCTCGACGGCGAGCGCGAACTGCTGGCCCGGCGGGCCGACCGCACCCGCCGGGCGCCGTCGGCCGAGCCCGTCCTTTCGCCTGACCGGGTCGAGGCCCTCCAGGGGATCCCCGAGACCGTCCGGGTCGAGGGGGACCTACTGACCTACATGGTCGAGCTCTGTCGGGCGACCCGGGAGGATCGGCGGGTCGCAGTCGGGGTCTCGCCGCGTGGCACCCAACGGCTGTTCGAGGCCGCACGCGCCCGGGCGGTCCTTGCTGGCCGCGAGTACGTCACCCCTGACGCGATCAAGACGGTCGCCGAGCCCGTACTCGCCCACCGACTCGTGCTGACGCCGGACGCGCGGGTCGCCGGGATCGAAAAGCGGGCCGTGATCGAAGGGATCGTGGAATCACTCCCCGTCCCGACGGTCGATTAA
- a CDS encoding cob(I)yrinic acid a,c-diamide adenosyltransferase, whose protein sequence is MKVYTGRGDEGQTDLQNMDRVSKTNARIEAYGTVDEANALIGTARPTGYDDVDDQLRGIQNHLHVVQADFANPEPDEDDHRVREDHVEELEGWIDSYDDELDPLQQFILPGGGETGATLHHARAVVRRAERRAVGLAEEEPINGTAVVYLNRLSDALFVIARAVNKRDGGREENPTY, encoded by the coding sequence ATGAAGGTCTACACGGGCCGTGGCGATGAGGGCCAGACCGACCTGCAGAACATGGACCGGGTCTCGAAGACGAACGCCCGGATCGAGGCCTACGGAACCGTCGACGAGGCCAACGCGCTGATCGGAACCGCACGCCCGACGGGCTACGACGACGTCGACGACCAGCTCCGGGGGATCCAGAACCACCTCCACGTCGTGCAGGCCGACTTCGCGAACCCCGAACCGGACGAGGACGACCACCGCGTGCGCGAGGACCACGTCGAGGAGCTGGAGGGGTGGATCGACTCGTACGACGACGAACTCGACCCCCTCCAGCAGTTCATCCTCCCCGGCGGGGGCGAGACGGGCGCGACGCTGCATCACGCCCGGGCGGTCGTCCGGCGGGCCGAACGCCGGGCGGTCGGACTTGCCGAGGAAGAACCGATCAACGGGACGGCGGTCGTCTACCTCAACCGGCTCTCGGACGCGCTGTTCGTTATCGCGCGCGCGGTCAACAAGCGCGACGGGGGTCGCGAGGAGAACCCGACCTACTGA
- a CDS encoding adenine deaminase C-terminal domain-containing protein has product MNDLQPVALEAEPADLVVAGGRVLLPELGEFQSRDVAVVNNRVAALPEDADPVIGPDTEVLGANGQAVVPGFIDAHTHLDLFQCYELAYHHSLEGGTTTVISECSGFGAFGPQGIEEFLVASAYLPVTVRAALSPVGLFDTFEPPLTTGEEASQLIDLLDDDRVVGVGETDWIHAVGRDTPAEALYERARELGKPVTGHAAGCRGGKLTAFSSIIDNDHEAISREEVIERAENGLHVVGRCGSVRDDIEALAAAIDRVDPAECSLSTDGLWPRDLTDGHMDRVVRRAIEAGIAPTDAIRMATLSPARHFGLDDRGSLAPGSVADIVVLSDIEEVRVKTVISGGEVVVRHGSATVGPRNREYPAEFYDSVSLSVSPETFSVPASEGVARAISVEEGLLTGETCVSPPSEDVQFRPDPERGVLKAALLDRRPGEDGGFTGFLTGYGLESGAAATSLTWERPGVAVVGADEHEMARAAARVAEMGGGWAVADDGIVAELPLRVGGTCSDLDVEETATLIGTVESALRARGVTVENPLLTVQTLSFPGVPSLKLSFSGYADVLDREIVGVQ; this is encoded by the coding sequence ATGAACGACCTCCAGCCGGTCGCACTCGAAGCCGAACCCGCGGATCTCGTCGTCGCGGGCGGGCGGGTGTTGCTCCCCGAACTCGGCGAGTTCCAGTCGCGGGACGTCGCGGTCGTCAACAACCGCGTCGCGGCACTCCCCGAGGACGCCGACCCCGTGATCGGTCCCGACACCGAAGTGCTCGGCGCCAACGGCCAGGCCGTCGTCCCGGGCTTCATCGACGCCCACACCCACCTCGACCTGTTTCAGTGCTATGAACTCGCCTATCACCACTCGCTCGAAGGCGGCACCACGACGGTGATCTCGGAGTGTTCGGGCTTCGGGGCGTTCGGCCCGCAGGGAATCGAGGAGTTCCTCGTGGCGAGTGCCTACCTCCCCGTCACCGTGCGGGCTGCCCTCTCGCCGGTCGGGCTGTTCGACACGTTCGAACCTCCGCTGACGACCGGCGAGGAGGCAAGCCAGCTGATCGACCTGCTCGACGACGACCGGGTCGTCGGCGTCGGCGAAACCGACTGGATCCACGCGGTCGGTCGCGACACGCCCGCCGAGGCGCTCTACGAGCGCGCACGCGAACTCGGCAAGCCGGTGACGGGCCACGCCGCCGGCTGTCGCGGCGGGAAGCTCACGGCGTTTTCCTCGATCATCGACAACGACCACGAGGCGATCAGCCGCGAGGAGGTCATCGAGCGCGCCGAGAACGGGCTCCACGTCGTCGGGCGCTGCGGCTCGGTCCGCGACGACATCGAAGCGCTCGCCGCAGCCATCGACCGGGTCGATCCCGCCGAGTGCTCGCTGTCGACGGACGGACTCTGGCCGCGCGATCTGACCGACGGCCATATGGACCGGGTGGTTCGCCGCGCGATCGAGGCCGGGATCGCTCCCACGGACGCGATCCGCATGGCGACGCTCTCGCCGGCGCGGCACTTCGGACTCGACGACCGGGGTTCGCTCGCGCCGGGCAGCGTCGCGGACATCGTCGTGCTCTCGGATATCGAGGAGGTACGAGTGAAGACCGTCATCAGTGGCGGCGAGGTCGTCGTCAGGCACGGTTCGGCCACCGTCGGCCCACGAAACCGCGAGTACCCCGCGGAGTTTTACGACAGCGTCTCGCTTTCGGTGAGTCCCGAGACGTTCTCGGTACCGGCTTCGGAGGGGGTGGCCCGTGCGATCTCGGTCGAAGAAGGGCTGTTGACGGGCGAAACGTGCGTCTCGCCGCCAAGCGAGGACGTCCAGTTTCGCCCCGATCCTGAGAGAGGCGTGCTCAAGGCCGCCCTTCTGGATCGCCGTCCCGGAGAGGACGGCGGCTTCACCGGCTTTCTCACCGGATACGGCCTCGAATCCGGGGCGGCGGCCACCTCGCTGACCTGGGAACGCCCCGGCGTCGCGGTCGTCGGGGCCGACGAGCACGAAATGGCCCGCGCCGCGGCACGCGTCGCGGAGATGGGCGGAGGCTGGGCGGTCGCCGACGACGGGATCGTCGCCGAACTGCCACTCAGGGTCGGCGGGACCTGCTCGGACCTCGACGTCGAGGAGACCGCGACCCTGATCGGCACCGTCGAGAGCGCGCTTCGTGCGCGCGGAGTCACCGTCGAGAACCCGCTGCTGACGGTACAAACGCTCTCGTTTCCGGGGGTTCCCTCGCTCAAACTCTCCTTTTCGGGCTACGCCGACGTATTGGATCGAGAGATCGTCGGCGTTCAGTAG
- a CDS encoding DUF7519 family protein, translated as MNRVDRSPAPLSRRVSLVAALVAVLSSGFYSWLALGLGAIGFLLLATGLARGTTRPVTLGAAGLAGGALAAGVEGAPVPTVLAGVAGAVLAWDVGINAIVIGRQLGREAGTERLEAVHAVASAGVGLATAGAGYGLYRMGTGEQPVAALVFLLVAAVLLLETLD; from the coding sequence ATGAACCGAGTCGACCGATCGCCGGCGCCGCTGAGCCGGCGGGTCTCGCTCGTGGCGGCGCTCGTCGCCGTGCTGTCGAGTGGCTTCTACTCCTGGCTCGCGCTCGGCCTCGGCGCCATCGGCTTCCTGCTCCTCGCGACCGGGCTCGCCCGGGGAACGACTCGCCCGGTGACCCTCGGGGCAGCCGGGCTCGCCGGCGGGGCGCTCGCGGCCGGGGTCGAGGGCGCGCCGGTACCCACGGTGCTCGCGGGCGTGGCGGGCGCCGTGCTCGCCTGGGACGTCGGGATCAACGCGATCGTGATCGGGCGCCAGCTCGGCCGGGAAGCAGGGACTGAACGGCTGGAGGCGGTCCACGCGGTCGCGAGCGCGGGTGTCGGGCTGGCTACGGCGGGTGCAGGCTACGGGCTCTATCGGATGGGGACCGGCGAGCAGCCCGTCGCCGCGCTGGTCTTTCTATTGGTGGCGGCGGTGTTACTGCTCGAAACGCTCGATTAA